The stretch of DNA CCATGGTCTCTTCCAGGCCCTCCGCCGCTCTTGTCGTTCTTGGCGTCATTCCGCTTCCTACTGGCTTCGATGCTGTACTCATCGTCTTCTACGATGTGGGATGAGAGCAGGCCTTACTGTTCTCAGTCCCGCCTCCAGGCCATGGGCGGCACAGACATGGCACTTGATTCCCGGTGCAAGGCCCCCATCCTCTTAATGCCCCTGTCACCCGCATCTGAAGCAGGCTGCGCTTCTATCTGTGCTGGTGGGCCATCGTGCCCTGGCGTGCCGAAGTTCTAGGCACTTGTAGCGATAGTGCCGGCGAGCCTCCAGCGCTTGTACACGGGCCGATACCCAACCCATTCGTATTCTGCCACTGTCCAGGGTGGTGCGAGCGGCGGCGATGGGGCATTTGACCCAGATCGTCAGTAGACCGGAAAGGGATGTGCGGATTTGCCCGTATCTGATGTTACAGGGGCTGGAGGCACGTTTCTTCACCAGTGCCTTCACGACCTTTCGTGTGGCTTCCGCGTCGTCTTTACCCGTAACCTGTTGTGCAGCCGTATAATTTGGCAGGGCCACTATGACGCCCAAGTTGTGAGTGCTAGGCATTAGGCCGTCCTCTGGCCCTCTGGCTTTCTTACTCAAGTACGAGGCCCCCGGTGACGGCTCTTCTTAGCTTCACCTCGGAAATCTCCATGTCTTGCGgattgatttttctattcgcgGCAGCGGTTACCTTGCCATATCACTTTTCGGACAGGATTATCAGTGCTAGGGTTATTTCCGCTCGTGCAGGAGCCTTTTGCATCTTTACCTTATGCTGCGTTTGCATCACACCTGCCGCTCGGAGGTTTCAAGGCGCTTTGCTTCAGTGGTTAATGCCAACTCCGACTTTTCCTTTTTGGCCATTCGGCCCACAACCATGGCCCACTGCATCAAGGGCGCATGGGTCACCTTCCCCGCGGGAGTCTGTTTGCTCGGCTAGGTGGGTGGCGCCGCAGCTGTCATCCCGACAGATGTCCGGATCCCGGTCGCCTTCTGCCTCTTCCACTATGTGGCTTATTTTCGTTCTAAGGGCTACCACTGTGGTAGTCCTTTGTCTCGATGCCCCAGTAGCTGCGGCGGCAGGCGCAACGCGGGCCCGCGGCAGACGACTGCATTCCGACTGCCTCCAGCTCCTCCCTCAGTGCAGATGTTTCTTTCCGGCAACGTGAGCTTTCGTTGCAGCAATCCAGCTGAGCGACGGTCGTTCTTTTACGCAGACACGTTGCCATACGGAGGTATCCGACATACGTTCTCTTCATGAGTCAAACTTGTCACTGAAGGCATATTCCTCTCAAGAACCAGCCCGGCTATTTAGATGGACCGACTGATAATTCtctatactttattattcatgccgtgaattaaggtgtctattgtcaatactgcacagtggtttgactctccgaatacctggtttgagactCGGCATCGCAGGGTAGTTGAACCTTCTGACACAgattttcgaatctcaaagaaggtggtaacgttctcgaacggtttaaccctcgatcttctatttcatacatgaaagtaaggtcgCCGTCACAAAAaggtatactaatatgtttctctgaatacgtagTTGCACTCTCGGTtcggcgggataggttcttggaaggtaagtctTGCTGTAGAAAGCTTGACtccatagcaataggtatcATTCTACAGCGGTTTTACTCTCTACTTTACTAATCATGTCCTGCGTTTATatgcatattgccaatactgtacatttgactgactccaggaattcctgctGGATCCTTGGAATAACGGGATAGGTGATGTTAATTACATGGCGGATAGAATCACACGAGAAGTGTGAGTGGTTCTTGAACAGTTTAACTCTCGACTCTACCACtcatacattaaaataatgGGTCGGTAGCTGCCTTGTACTTCAATTTATTTCATGGGATTTCATTTTAGATTCTCAAAACAGCGGGATAGATGTTCGTAAAATAGGGATCATTAAATGCCAATAATATGTACCGTAAATGTGCAGGTCGATTGGTCTGCCTTATCACGGGCGGGTGATGTTGTGGGTATGTTTCGATTGCGCACTCGGGTTTGGGTTACAAAACGTACTCCGGCATACATGATTCGGACATGaagaaattaaacaaaaataggAAATAACTTCCCAGAATTATTCAATGccagatataaataaattatgtgGGCGGGTGGATTGGACTGCGTTGTAAGACCGGGATAGGATTTGGTTGGGTTTCGGTACATTCTCTCGTACGACTCCGAACAGTGCACCGTATCTCGTGGCGTTTCGCGAGTCACAGTTTCAGTGGTGAATGTTTTGTGTTCCGAGAGAAGTGGTTGCGTTAAGTGCGAGTGTGTGTGTAATTGTGTTTTGTCGGCCAGCCATAATCATGTTTCGCGTCGCTGTGAAACCTTACGAGCATGATGTGAGATGAAGTGCAGCTATTCAGCGCCTCACTTCTGCAAAATGATACCGTGCCCGGCGACGGCCTGGGTAACAGCTCGCAATAGTGTTTAACGCTAGGACGAAGAATATATACCGCTTGGACAGAACCAAGAGAGAAATCAAACGATTTTACACAATAGCAACTAATTTCCCTGCTGCATGCGCGCAGGTACATTCTTATGATACGAAATCAAATTGTGTATCGCATATTCACCTGTCTTTTTATTCCATTGCAAACTCGCGATTAACTTGCGATATATGATTCAGTCAAGGAATTTCTGCGTTTCGGAGTCAAAATACGTCTAAGTATTGGCTGATCGGGAAACAGAACCTTTTTTCTTCCAAGCGTCTTATTTGTGAAGTACTCTGGGAAAGATTACATTTACGTTCTCAGTTCAGAAAGAACGAAATGTGTTTCTGAGCAACCAAACGCCAATAGGTCCTCCACTGCGAAGAAAAGGAAGTTTCACTTGCAAGAACATAATACATTTGGTCCTCCATCGAGAATGATGAAATTATTTTCCGAAAAACCTTGTGCTATAAATCGctgtatattttataaaataactgCGATAACAGGATGTGAATAAAAATACCCCGTTAAAGTATTGATTCGCATCGTTTCACCACTCTGTGCGCGCAAATACGTTCGAAAGGTGCGAAATATGCGCTAGTATTGTATTTCTACCAGACACTTGATTCCCATTGCAAATCGCGCGATTCGACTGCGATACGCAGATCGAACGAGAAATGTCAGCTTTTCAGCTTCAGACTACGCgtttatatattaatatccGGAAAGAATTTCGTATTTTTTCTCATGCAGCTTTAATGTAAAACTGGCTGTGTCTAAATATATCCACGCCCTCGATTCGGAGAAACAATCGAAAATACTTTCGGAACAAGCAAATACAATATGTTCGTCTATCGAATAAAGACGAAATTACATACCGAATAACCTTATAAAATGAATGAATGTATATTTAACTCTAACGAATGAAGTAATCTGATTTGGAGATAAATTCGCTATCAAAGTAACTTTGATTACAGCTTTTGTGTTATATGCCCTCAAATTAG from Lasioglossum baleicum unplaced genomic scaffold, iyLasBale1 scaffold0681, whole genome shotgun sequence encodes:
- the LOC143220295 gene encoding uncharacterized protein LOC143220295, which produces MPSTHNLGVIVALPNYTAAQQVTGKDDAEATRKVVKALVKKRASSPCNIRYGQIRTSLSGLLTIWVKCPIAAARTTLDSGRIRMGWVSARVQALEARRHYRYKCLELRHARARWPTSTDRSAACFRCG